A window from Thermanaerothrix sp. encodes these proteins:
- a CDS encoding DUF3798 domain-containing protein: MKRLWLLAGVLLCLVVSAGAAFGAPKFHIGIATLTVSQAEDTLRGAERMVQEYGDVAKGGMVKHITLPDNFMSEMETTISQIAGFADDPLMKVVVVDDAIPGTTEAFRRIKEKRPDIICLAGEPQEDPGVISSVADFAVGVDNIARGYLIIHTAKRLGAKTFVHISFPRHMSYELLSRRRAIMEAACKDLGLKFAFETAPDPTSDVGVAGAQQFILEKVPAWVKKYGKETAFFCTNDAQTEPLLKQVAAYGAIFVEPDLPSPIMGYPGAFGIDLSKEKGNWPAILKKVEAAVIKAGGKGRMGTWAYSYGWSTVCALAEYGKRIVEKKAKLGNLEDLWKCYDKYTPGAKWNGQFYRDVNTGVKMKNFVLVYQDTYVFGKGFMKATSVKVPEKYFAIKK, from the coding sequence TTGAAGAGGCTTTGGTTGTTGGCGGGGGTTCTTTTGTGCCTGGTGGTAAGCGCCGGCGCCGCCTTCGGGGCGCCCAAGTTCCACATAGGCATAGCCACCCTTACGGTCTCCCAGGCGGAGGACACCCTGAGGGGGGCGGAGAGGATGGTTCAGGAGTACGGGGACGTGGCCAAGGGGGGGATGGTGAAGCACATAACCCTGCCGGACAACTTCATGTCCGAGATGGAGACCACCATATCCCAGATCGCGGGCTTCGCCGACGATCCACTGATGAAGGTGGTGGTGGTGGACGACGCCATACCTGGCACCACCGAGGCCTTCCGCCGCATAAAGGAGAAGCGGCCGGACATAATATGCCTCGCCGGTGAGCCCCAGGAGGACCCGGGGGTCATATCGTCGGTGGCGGACTTCGCGGTGGGGGTGGACAACATAGCCCGGGGGTACCTGATAATCCACACCGCCAAGCGCCTTGGGGCCAAGACCTTCGTGCACATATCCTTCCCCCGGCACATGAGCTACGAGCTGCTCTCCCGCCGGCGGGCCATAATGGAGGCGGCCTGCAAGGACTTAGGCCTTAAGTTCGCCTTCGAGACCGCCCCGGACCCCACCAGCGACGTGGGTGTGGCGGGGGCCCAGCAGTTCATCCTCGAGAAGGTGCCCGCGTGGGTGAAGAAGTACGGCAAGGAGACCGCCTTCTTCTGCACCAACGATGCCCAGACGGAGCCCCTGCTGAAGCAGGTGGCCGCCTACGGGGCCATCTTCGTGGAGCCGGACCTTCCCTCCCCCATCATGGGCTATCCCGGCGCCTTCGGCATCGACCTCTCCAAGGAGAAGGGCAACTGGCCCGCCATCCTCAAGAAGGTCGAGGCGGCGGTCATCAAGGCCGGCGGCAAGGGCCGCATGGGCACCTGGGCCTACAGCTACGGCTGGAGCACCGTCTGCGCCCTGGCGGAGTACGGTAAGCGCATAGTGGAGAAGAAGGCGAAGCTGGGGAACCTGGAGGACCTCTGGAAGTGCTACGACAAGTACACCCCCGGCGCCAAGTGGAACGGCCAGTTCTACCGGGACGTTAACACCGGCGTCAAGATGAAGAACTTCGTGCTGGTCTACCAGGACACCTACGTGTTCGGCAAGGGCTTCATGAAGGCCACCTCCGTGAAGGTGCCCGAGAAGTACTTTGCGATAAAGAAGTAA